The following coding sequences are from one Neurospora crassa OR74A linkage group I, whole genome shotgun sequence window:
- a CDS encoding glycerol-3-phosphate dehydrogenase — translation MNCSRLGQPLLHQARYRSRILSSDAASVFHYLVQGQGPKLPLSFSSPPTHSALRRRFYVQSSAAISKPTSPFHQQLPRSPQIATRADVLEPASSLWSTRSSRASLAPPLNNTRHLPVRRYSQVAKMTVNNFIKKHKVTVIGSGNWGTTVAKLVAENCAEHPDTFEKDVQMWVYEENVTLPKDSKHFDASIGEQPQKLTHILNTYHENVKYLPGIPLPHNLVANPSLVDAVKDSSILIFNLPHEFIGNICRQIKDHIAPYARGISCIKGVSVTDDKIELICNYVSDALNIYCGALSGANIASEIANEQWCETTIAYNTPLVDRRDENGRPVGNGESNDHTKQLTPLPLDYPPLDHDEWSLLFSRPYFTVSMVSDIVGVSLAGALKNIVAIACGYVEGHGWNMTAKTAVMRRGMQEIIRFANEFFPGQIEPRTFWEESAGWGDMIVSCTSARNWRCSKLAVERNLPIEEVEKTELNGQKLQGISTTREVSSFLRAKGAEERYPVFMAVERIIDQEIKVEEIPKLFK, via the coding sequence ATGAACTGTTCCCGTCTCGGACAACCCCTTCTCCATCAGGCTCGTTACAGAAGCCGAATCTTGAGCTCAGACGCCGCCTCCGTCTTCCATTATCTTGTACAGGGTCAAGGCCCAAAACTACCTCTATCGTTCTCGTCCCCGCCTACCCACTCAGCGCTCCGCCGTCGGTTTTACGTCCAGTCTTCGGCCGCTATTTCGAAGCCAACTTCTCCTTTTCACCAACAACTCCCCCGAAGCCCCCAAATCGCAACCCGTGCCGACGTTCTTGAGCCAGCTTCGTCCCTCTGGTCCACCCGCAGTAGCAGAGCCTcccttgctcctcctctgaATAATACACGACACCTCCCTGTCCGCAGATACTCTCAAGTCGCCAAAATGACTGTCAACAACTTCATCAAGAAACACAAGGTTACCGTCATCGGTTCCGGTAACTGGGGCACCACAGTGGCCAAGCTCGTTGCCGAGAACTGCGCAGAGCACCCCGATACGTTCGAGAAGGATGTTCAGATGTGGGTTTACGAGGAGAACGTCACTCTCCCCAAGGACTCCAAGCACTTTGATGCCTCGATCGGCGAGCAACCGCAGAAGCTCACCCACATCCTTAACACATATCATGAGAACGTCAAATACCTCCCCGGCATCCCGTTGCCCCACAACCTTGTCGCCAACCCTTCGCTGGTAGACGCCGTCAAGGACTCGAGCATCCTTATCTTCAACCTTCCCCATGAGTTCATTGGCAACATCTGCAGACAGATCAAGGACCACATTGCGCCCTATGCTCGCGGCATCAGCTGCATCAAGGGTGTCTCCGTCACCGACGACAAGATCGAGCTTATTTGCAACTACGTCAGCGACGCTCTCAACATCTACTGCGGTGCCCTTAGCGGTGCCAACATTGCCAGCGAGATTGCCAACGAGCAGTGGTGCGAGACCACCATTGCCTACAACACCCCCTTGGTTGACAGGCGCGACGAGAACGGCAGGCCGGTCGGCAACGGCGAGTCTAACGACCACACCAAGCAACTCACGCCGCTGCCGCTCGACTACCCTCCTCTGGATCACGATGAGTGGTCGCTGCTCTTCAGCCGCCCCTACTTCACTGTTTCCATGGTGTCAGACATTGTCGGTGTCTCGCTGGCTGGTGCGCTCAAGAACATTGTCGCCATTGCTTGCGGCTATGTCGAGGGACACGGCTGGAACATGACTGCTAAGACGGCCGTCATGCGCCGCGGCATGCAGGAGATTATTCGTTTCGCCAACGAGTTCTTCCCCGGCCAGATCGAACCCAGGACCTTCTGGGAGGAAAGTGCCGGCTGGGGTGACATGATCGTGAGCTGCACTTCCGCCCGCAACTGGAGGTGCTCCAAGTTGGCCGTGGAGCGCAACCTGCCcattgaggaggttgagaagaCGGAGCTTAACGGACAGAAGCTGCAGGGTATCTCCACTACCCGCGAGGTCAGCAGCTTCCTCCGTGCCAAGGGCGCCGAGGAGCGTTACCCCGTCTTCATGGCTGTTGAACGCATCATCGACCAGGAGATTAAGGTGGAGGAGATTCCCAAGCTTTTCAAGTAA
- a CDS encoding gliotoxin biosynthesis protein GliK, with product MYSRKDYNATECGMYARDDKDTTSATLKHLEYLPSSASTAKPSVFSIPRTSRARLSQPDVSPTPFPDEPIPVPAAADVGKLPSSSTVLYLAYGSNMCAETFLGMRKIRPLSQVNVSAPSIRLTFDLPGIPYLEPCFANVALRKLPRKPPVIPIPPIDPPHLPSPGPQPPAQGNSGGKSAADSDWNMDTGGLIGVVYEVTAEDYARIIATEGGGASYHEILVPCIELPAPVRIPEHPRPDLPKPFLARTLYAPQVPDLPDDDGNDPKHPYPKPPGGLDSTTITGGDSDPKDPKQPPKLPPKWRQALSKLLLPIHRPQTPPTQPSLRYLTLLRSGAIEHELPPAYQSYLNNLEPYTVTSTRQQLGRLIFMVVWMPLFFIVLKFTKWVADDKGKVPGWVAGMMSVMMHFVWGSYDFVFKPLFGEGERTVHDGDGDDGDDGKGGEEKKGRVNGRKRSGSWLSRRRSEMVVDDEEKRCLLGNLVEDSE from the coding sequence ATGTACTCCCGGAAGGACTACAACGCGACGGAATGTGGCATGTACGCCAGGGATGATAAGGATACAACGTCCGCAACGCTCAAGCATCTCGAATACCTTCCATCCTCGGCCTCCACCGCAAAACCATCCGTATTCTCAATCCCACGGACCTCTCGCGCCCGTCTCTCCCAACCAGACGTCTCACCCACTCCCTTCCCCGATGAACCGATCCCAGTACCTGCTGCGGCGGATGTGGGCAAACTCCCATCATCCAGCACCGTCCTCTACCTTGCCTATGGCTCCAACATGTGCGCCGAAACCTTCCTCGGCATGCGCAAGATCCGTCCCCTCAGCCAAGTAAACGTCTCGGCGCCTTCGATCCGTCTGACCTTCGACCTGCCCGGTATTCCTTATCTGGAGCCCTGCTTCGCCAACGTCGCTTTGCGGAAGCTGCCCAGGAAGCCACCAGTGATTCCTATCCCGCCTATCGATCCGCCCCATCTTCCATCTCCGGGACCCCAACCACCGGCCCAGGGAAACTCGGGGGGAAAAAGTGCAGCCGACTCGGATTGGAACATGGACACGGGCGGTCTTATCGGCGTAGTCTACGAAGTAACAGCAGAAGACTACGCCCGCATCATAGCGACCGAAGGCGGCGGAGCCAGCTACCACGAGATCTTGGTCCCCTGCATCGAACTGCCCGCGCCCGTTCGGATCCCCGAACACCCCCGCCCGGACTTGCCCAAACCTTTTCTGGCGCGGACGTTGTACGCTCCTCAGGTGCCTGACCTCCCCGACGACGATGGCAACGATCCTAAGCACCCCTACCCGAAGCCTCCCGGAGGCTTggattctactactattaccgGCGGAGACTCCGACCCCAAAGACCCCAAACAACCACCCAAACTTCCCCCCAAATGGCGCCAGGCGTTATctaaactcctcctccccatacACCGCCCCCAAACTCCCCCGACTCAACCTTCCCTCCGCTATCTTACCCTCCTCCGCTCCGGCGCCATCGAGCACGAACTCCCGCCCGCTTATCAGTCCTACCTAAACAACCTCGAACCCTACACCGTCACCTCCACCCGGCAGCAACTTGGTCGGCTGATATTCATGGTCGTCTGGATGCCGCTTTTCTTCATTGTGTTGAAGTTTACGAAATGGGTTGCTGATGATAAGGGCAAGGTTCCGGGGTGGGTTGCGGGGATGATGAGCGTGATGATGCATTTCGTTTGGGGGAGCTATGATTTTGTATTCAAACCGCTTTTTGGAGAGGGGGAGAGGACGGTTCATGACggtgatggggatgatggtgatgacggtaagggtggagaggagaagaaggggcgGGTGAATGGCAGAAAGAGATCGGGGTCTTGGTTGAGTAGACGAAGAAGTGAGATGGTagtcgatgatgaggagaagaggtGTTTGTTGGGTAATCTTGTGGAGGATTCTGAATGA
- the cdp-2 gene encoding chromodomain protein-2, variant, producing the protein MAGKPVSGRPKTTIEIPLPSIKKYTRGSGPPPPPITLAPPRDSTAYIIDQFVLPVLKDTKPDSRRRIFYHIGFTDIPAARLLVPCDEVLDYVSPRELEEWEYDALQIKEADKAVEAEQRRKNQEQAPAKKKPGRPPKARLNEPALDAPAEPVISLQEGDVLLAKQEAVAGPSLATPQKRKRAEIPRFDDSDEAAIHLQLQNQSPVPSEVEDSGTDLEGYDSTDPLSADLGPKTTSYSRANSSGSSAQQPVAGPSKPSATNPSVSSNLASRPSSSVVSTPGRIHPMFARSIETGRISVSGHGGQKGAGQKGAGQNGVGHSRGFGGLNAEAIARASPSRDNSTRQFKAVPKAAVLPFTHPTQIAPISFTPLAAPIAVSRPIVTSDSLSKQVESSSARKRRKDEQPKPSRKRKKSHIEEPTDSWVVKELLDDQWVTEHGVKVHKYLVLWEGNWPPDQNPTWEPEDNIDDQGLIKTYLKKKESGMLKAPKKTQRSMLSYLSQPQYSSVAEAFEGDIDELQPEAAAVTPESDSDDGDELLVTEEPVAKTQKNGNGEKSSSFTSFDSKLEQYQKTFPR; encoded by the coding sequence ATGGCCGGCAAGCCTGTCAGCGGCCGTCCCAAGACGACTATCGAAATACCTCTCCCTTCCATCAAAAAGTACACCCGTGGCTCGGgtccaccgccgcctcccaTTACTCTCGCGCCGCCTCGAGATTCGACCGCATACATCATTGACCAGTTTGTCCTGCCTGTGCTCAAGGACACGAAGCCAGACTCTCGACGGCGTATCTTTTACCACATTGGATTTACCGACATCCCGGCTGCTAGGCTTCTGGTCCCATGCGACGAAGTCCTCGACTACGTATCCCCGCGCGAGTTGGAGGAATGGGAGTACGATGCTCTCCAAATTAAGGAAGCGGATAAGGCTGTGGAAGCTGAGCAAAGGCGCAAGAACCAGGAGCAAGCTCCTGCTAAGAAGAAGCCTGGTCGCCCTCCAAAGGCCCGCTTGAACGAGCCAGCGCTTGACGCACCCGCGGAGCCTGTCATATCGTTGCAAGAGGGGGACGTCCTGTTGGCCAAGCAGGAGGCTGTTGCCGGCCCCTCGTTAGCTACTCCACAAAAGCGGAAGCGGGCCGAGATCCCCAGGTTTGATGATTCCGACGAAGCGGCGATCCATCTCCAACTACAAAACCAGTCACCGGTTCCCAGCGAGGTAGAGGATAGCGGCACGGACTTGGAGGGCTACGATTCCACTGATCCTCTGTCGGCCGATCTAGGTCCAAAGACTACATCTTATTCGCGAGCTAATAGCTCAGGGTCGTCCGCGCAACAGCCTGTGGCTGGGCCATCCAAACCATCAGCAACAAACCCAAGTGTCTCGAGCAACCTTGCCTCGCGTCCGTCATCGAGTGTTGTTTCCACCCCAGGGAGAATTCATCCAATGTTTGCCCGCAGCATTGAGACAGGAAGAATCTCGGTCAGTGGACACGGCGGCCAGAAAGGGGCAGGCCAGAAAGGGGCAGGCCAGAATGGGGTAGGTCATTCGCGTGGCTTTGGAGGATTAAATGCGGAGGCCATTGCGCGAGCTTCTCCGTCTAGAGACAACAGCACACGTCAGTTCAAAGCGGTTCCTAAAGCAGCAGTACTTCCTTTTACACACCCAACACAAATTGCGCCGATTTCTTTCACGCCTCTTGCGGCTCCCATTGCAGTCTCTAGACCGATAGTCACTTCTGACTCTCTATCCAAGCAGGTTGAATCTTCCAGCGCAAGGAAGCGTCGAAAAGACGAGCAACCGAAACCGAGCAGAAAGCGCAAGAAGTCTCACATTGAAGAGCCCACTGATTCCTGGGTAGTCAAGGAACTACTCGACGACCAATGGGTAACCGAACACGGCGTCAAGGTTCACAAGTATCTGGTTCTCTGGGAAGGCAACTGGCCCCCTGACCAGAACCCGACATGGGAACCTGAGGACAACATTGATGACCAGGGCCTCATCAAGACATACctgaaaaagaaggaaagcggGATGCTAAAAGCCCCCAAGAAAACACAGCGGTCCATGCTGTCGTATCTCTCGCAGCCCCAGTACTCGAGTGTTGCCGAAGCATTTGAAGGCGATATCGACGAACTACAGCCAGAAGCTGCAGCTGTGACACCGGAAAGTGATTCGGATGACGGTGATGAGCTTTTGGTGACGGAAGAGCCTGTCGCCAAGACACAGAAGAATGGGAACGGGGAGAAGAGTAGCAGTTTCACCTCGTTCGATTCGAAGCTGGAGCAGTACCAGAAGACATTCCCAaggtga
- a CDS encoding presequence translocated-associated motor subunit pam-17 — MLSSTATTMLRAGVSRSSGALQPMLLRSAACPCSPFSMNTKLSQPTSVRPLSTSPSALVLRFRAQQQAQLAQQQLRRASSSSSSSSSSTRPRSDAELDANAAEAAAAAQSAAHAGEPVLDWNTFFKLRKTRRRVQLAFSVIMTLITSGAGGAVLSTGVADAMVAQVPLEPMFAVGLMTASFGALGWLMGPAMGGMVFNALKSKYRGQMEIKEGQFFARIKKHRVDPSASSMGNPVPDFYGEKISSVAGYRQWLKDQRAFNKKRTTFV; from the exons aTGCTTAgctcaacagcaacaacgatGCTCCGCGCGGGCGTCAGCCGGTCCTCCGGCGCCCTCCAGCCCATGCTCCTCCGCAGCGCCGCCTGCCCCTGCTCGCCCTTCTCCATGAACACCAAGCTTTCACAACCAACCTCTGTGCGCCCTCTCTCGACGTCACCTTCTGCCCTCGTCCTCCGTTTCCGCGCCCAACAACAAGCCCAGCTGGCCCAACAGCAGCTTCGtagggcttcttcttcttcctcctcctcctcctccagcaccCGCCCGCGCTCCGATGCCGAGCTCGACGCCAacgccgccgaagccgccgccgcggcgcAATCAGCCGCCCATGCCGGGGAGCCCGTGCTGGACTGGAACACCTTTTTCAAGCTGCGCAAGACCAGGCGGAGGGTGCAGCTGGCCTTTAGTGTGATCATGACGCTGATCACGTCGGGGGCCGGAGGCGCGGTTCTGAGCACGGGTGTGGCCGACGCCATGGTGGCGCAGGTGCCGCTCGAGCCCATGTTTGCAGTCGGCCTGATGACGGCCAGCTTCGGTGCGCTGGGGTGGCTGATGGGGCCTGCCATGGGCGGCATGGTGTTCAACGCGCTGAAGAGCAAGTACAGAGGTCAGATGGAGATCAAGGAGGGCCAGTTCTTTGCGAGGATCAAGAAGCACCGTGTTGATCCTAGCGCTAGCTCTATGGGTAACCCTG TTCCCGATTTCTACGGCGAGAAGATCTCCAGCGTTGCTGGCTACAGACAATGGCTCAAGGACCAGAGGGCCTTCAACAAGAAGCGCACTACCTTTGTTTGA
- a CDS encoding molybdenum cofactor biosynthetic protein produces the protein MQNGGASSDQNGSISSVPRDTSRPLTEDELDRYSRQMIVPGMGKEAQLRLINAKVLIIGAGGLGCPAAQYIAGAGIGTIGIADGDTVERSNLHRQVGHSTSRIGQSKVSSLITHLRGLNPLPTYVAHTTHITPLNAADLISQYDLILDCTDNPATRYLISDVCVLLCKPLVSAASVQTSGQIIVLNCPPTPQGQLDGGPYPPCYRCCFKKPPPANAQLSCGEAGILGPVVGLMGVAQAGEAIKILASALHIPTTTTTTTSPPAQGVPRAAPVVEPTLLLYSYSLTSFLSPFTFRALKMAPRKKNCFACGEGSKQRLTLEGVKNGEPNYDFFCGLGGGGPEKGVLSEEERITPREFVERVQGKDGNGKGKKYVVLDTREKEHFSFGSIEGAVNLPFGKLLSKAAQLKRSGETPKVGDILPPEIQVRDGHGDKDIPIYVVCRRGLDSQEAVEKLKEMGLDNGGSRKIVDIAGGMKAWKEQVDPSFPYL, from the exons ATGCAGAACGGCGGTGCCAGCTCAGACCAAAATGGCTCAATCAGCTCTGTCCCTCGGGACACGAGCCGGCCTCTTACAGAAGACGAGCTCGATAGATACTCCCGCCAGATGATTGTACCTGGAATGGGAAAAGAAG CCCAACTTCGTCTTATCAACGCCAAagtcctcatcatcggcgccggcggcCTCGGCTGTCCCGCCGCGCAATACAttgccggcgccggcatCGGCACTATCGGCATCGCCGACGGCGACACCGTCGAGCGTTCCAATCTGCACCGACAAGTCGGCCACTCCACCTCTCGCATCGGGCAGTCCAAAGTCTCGTCCCTCATCACCCACCTTCGCGGCCTCAACCCACTCCCCACCTACGTCGCTCACACCACTCACATCACCCCACTCAACGCCGCCGATCTGATCTCACAATACGACCTCATCCTCGACTGCACCGACAACCCCGCCACCCGCTACCTGATCTCCGACGTCTGCGTGCTCCTCTGCAAACCGCTTGTCTCGGCCGCTTCCGTGCAAACCTCGGGGCAAATCATTGTCCTCAACTGCCCGCCTACGCCGCAGGGTCAACTCGATGGCGGTCCTTACCCGCCTTGCTACCGGTGCTGCTTCAAGAAACCGCCACCAGCCAACGCCCAGCTCTCGTGCGGCGAAGCGGGCATCTTGGGTCCCGTGGTAGGACTGATGGGCGTGGCGCAGGCGGGGGAGGCCATCAAGATTCTGGCTTCTGCGCTTCACattcctactactactactactactacctctccGCCAGCTCAAGGGGTGCCGCGGGCCGCGCCCGTGGTGGAACCTACGTTGCTGCTGTACTCGTACTCGCTGACTTCTTTCCTGTCGCCCTTCACTTTCCGTGCTTTGAAGATGGCGCCGAGAAAGAAGAACTGCTTCGCTTGTGGCGAGGGAAGCAAGCAAAGGTTGACGCTGGAGGGGGTGAAGAATGGAGAGCCGAATTATGATTTTTTTTGTGGGTTGGGTGGTGGCGGGCCGGAAAAGGGGGTGTTgtcagaggaggagaggatcaCGCCAAGGGAGTTTGTGGAAAGGGTACAAGGAAAGGACGGCAatgggaaaggaaagaagtaTGTGGTGCTGGATacgagggagaaggaacaTTTTAGCTTTGGGAGCATCGAGGGGGCAGTTAATCTGCCATTTGGTAAGTTATTGAGCAAGGCTGCACAGTTGAAACGGAGCGGGGAGACTCCCAAGGTAGGAGATATTCTACCGCCAGAAATCCAGGTCCGCGACGGACATGGAGACAAGGACATTCCCATATACGTGGTCTGTAGAAGAGGGCTGGACTCGCAGGAGGCGGTGGAAAAGTTGAAGGAGATGGGGCTTGATAATGGAGGGAGCAGGAAGATTGTGGATATTGCCGGGGGAATGAAGGCTTGGAAGGAGCAGGTTGATCCAAGTTTCCCGTATCTATAA
- a CDS encoding Ulp1 protease, with amino-acid sequence MPSFRRKITKHFGDSLTPSKPYLSYHDILLTSDDIVSLKYDWLTDNNIAFWEEWLEREVLPKYPRAHIVLLRPSITFLLMQAIDLKSIGSALPDFKKTTHIFLPVNDSRDRERADGGSHWSLLVVSVIDRVAFHYDSLGGANFYEAQKCTDRLGRVLGMPLRFHQMEDSPQQGNNSDCGVYVCIVMRHLLIKRLLNANSNEKVSMSMANKVIDSAGGRKEMMQIIESLRKEGERRRSLSPMSTSSKSGSSKTPPRIE; translated from the exons ATGCCAAGCTTCCGGCGGAAAATCACCAAACATTTTGGAGATTCA CTCACACCTTCAAAACCGTACCTCTCGTACCATGACATTCTCC TGACGAGTGACGATATCGTCTCGCTCAAATATGACTGGCTTACTGATAAC AACATTGCCTTCTGGGAAGA GTGGCTCGAGAGAGAGGTCCTTCCCAAGTACCCGCGCGCCCACATCGTTCTCCTACGACCTAGCATAACGTTTCTCCTGATGCAAGCTATCGATCTGAAAAGCATCGGGAGCGCGCTACCCGATTTCAAGAAAACGACGCACATTTTCCTGCCGGTCAATGACAGCCGGGACCGCGAGCGCGCCGACGGTGGTTCCCATTGGTCACTGCTCGTCGTGTCCGTCATCGACCGTGTTGCGTTCCACTACGACTCGCTCGGTGGTGCAAACTTTTACGAAGCCCAAAAGTGTACGGACCGTCTCGGCCGGGTACTCGGCATGCCCCTGCGGTTCCACCAGATGGAGGACTCCCCTCAACAAGGCAACAACAGCGACTGCGGCGTCTACGTCTGCATCGTGATGCGCCACCTTCTCATCAAGCGGTTGCTGAACGCCAACTCCAACGAAAAGGTGTCCATGTCAATGGCCAACAAGGTCATCGACAGCGCGGGCGGCCGCAAGGAGATGATGCAGATCATCGAGTCGTTACGGAAGGAGGGCGAGAGGCGACGGAGCTTGAGCCCCATGTCGACATCGTCGAAATCCGGATCGTCAAAGACACCGCCCCGCATTGAGTAG